ATCTCTTTCCATGGAAGCTACTGGCAGAAGCACTTCAGCCAGGGTTCCAGCAGCTGCTGCTCCTTCCAGCCCCTTTGAGTCAAAGTCCCATATCCCTGCTCCAACCTTGATTACGGACTGGACCTTAAACAGCGGCCAGCCTCTCCTTGGTAGTGAACCTGCAGTGGTTTAATCATGGGTGGGTTTCTGGGAATTCTAGGGTTCCTAGGGTTCAAGGCCAACTGGGAATTCCTAGGTATGCATGCAACTGAAGCAAGAAGCACTTTTCAGCCAGGGGAGAGGGTTTGGTgactgcccctccctgggcctttgACCCCTCAGATGGTAGGAATGGCATGAGAGGCCATGGTGGGACCGCCCCCTCTGTGCCTGTGCTATCGGGTGCTCTAGCGGCAGACACgttgggcagaggagggaggcagcTATCTTTCTCAGGCTATAGTGACTCAGGGTCTGGGCCCCCTGGCAGGACCAAGCCCCCACACCTGTGCTCGGGGAACTCAGGGAACAGTATTGGGACCAAGGTGCCTTCACAGGGCTCGAGGCCAGTGCATACGCTCACCCCAGTGCCCAGACAAGGAGGTGGCTCAGGTCCTTGAGTGGCCCTGAGCTCTTGTGACTCAGGACCTGACACCCACCCCAGCGTGTCTTTCTGACTTGGGAGATCCAAGCAGACCTGCAAACCCCATCCCTGCTGGCCTTAGACAGGTGTCTGGGACTTGGACCTCACAGTCACTGGGGCGGTGGCAGGGGCACCTAAGGCAGCAGAGTGCGGGCTGCAGAGTGGGGGCTGCAGAGTGGCTCTTCAGGGAATAAAAGGTTTTGCGAAGACCTGGAGGTTGTTTTGGTTGATTGTTTGTCTTTCAAGTTATTCACAAGTTGTTACTCAGACCAATCTACATTCTTTTGTAAAAAGTCTCGTTTCCAGTAGAAAATATGCACCAACAGACAAAGTGGGCTGCAGGCGCCTTGAGAATGCTGACCGGCCCTCACCCTCTCCCTGCTCACACACCTGccatggctccccattgccctcaGTTTATGCCCCCAGGACTGGTTCTCACTGCAGCTTGACGACACGCTCAGGGAGGAGAGGCACAGCGTGAGCCTGCTCCTGTCTGCATGGATGCTGGGCCCTCCTCCGCCTCCTGCTTCTGGCAAGGccccttcccagtcccacctAACTTCCTCTCCCCCGCCTGGCTCACCAACCCCGCTGGGACTGCAGCTCTGCTGTCCTCTCTGCCGCCTCTGCTCCCTTCTTTAAGTAGCATGCACCCCCTGTGTGCCGCATTCCCTGCCCTGTTCTTGTTCTCCCAGCCCCTTGGCAGGGGTTGGCAGATATGAACCCACCTCATAGGAAGGAGGTTATATTGTACAATCCCCATCTCAGGATGGAGGGAGGATGCAAGTGAGAAGCATGGTCAGAGTCAGCTCAGTAAATATCCACTGTGACCCATTCAcgtattcgtgtgtgtgtgtgcaccatcGAGTGGGCATTGAATGGTATTAAGGCCCTCCCAGGGCTCTTAAGAGATACTAGGATTTGAATCCTGCACTTGGCCATTCCCTGCCTGTCTGACCTTGGAAAGCAGCCATCCCCCTAGGCCTTGGTGTCCTCACTTTGTATTGTAATGACTCTTAAATTGTTGTCAAGCTCCTAGAAGTGTTGGTGGTCCATGGCTGCCAGGAGCCAAGCCAATGTGAGGGCTGACCCAGGCTTGTccttttctgttgagaaatcacaaAAAGCTGCTTTGAATTCTGcaggagttttatttatttactattggGGAGACAGCAAGACAGGGTGTCACGAATGCAGAGAGGGTGATTCCTGGGGCTCCTCAGAGGTGAGGACATTTGTCCCTCAGTGTCTGGCATCTCTCTAAAACCAGGGATCCTCCAAGCCAGGGTGGAGGTACGTTTTTTTCCCACGTTGACCCTACAGAGGACAGGTGGTCAGGGGTAGGTAGAGAGCTCCCTGTCCCAGGAGGTAATCAACAATGTCCCCCCCCAGATATGGGATGTTATGGTGTTGTGGGGCTTCAGGAGTTCACCAGACCATACCTTCTGGGTCTCTGGCTCCCCAGAAGCCATGCCCCGGGAAGGCTCAGTGGGGACAGAGGGCCAGCAAGTCTTGCTGGGTGCAGCCACTGAGACAGCAGTGGTGGGCAGGGTTGGTGGCAGCTGCCCggcggtggtggtgatggtgagaggcctggggcaggggctgtgggttGGGTAACAGCATCGAGTCCCTACCGGCCACCAGCCCATGGAGATGCCGTCCTTCCGGCCATTGCAGCAGCTCACCTGGTGACAGAATAGACCCCCCACTCTGTGTGCACACTCCTGCATGCTCACGTCCCACTAAGTGTCCCACCAAACACTCACCATGCAcacacatagtaagcacttatTAAGTGCCTATTGTACACTGACACAGATTTAATCACCCATCCACATATATGTACTCTTGACCCACACCCACACTCAAGGCCCCCGGAGCGCACACTCCCATGTGCTGTCCGTCACACGGACACCCAGACACTTAACAGCAGAAGACAGCAGAGGTGACATGTGACACATTCATGCCCACAGGCATGCAGACAGTGGGTACACACTGACACACGCATACCCCGGGGTGAGCACACACAGGTACATGCCCGCGAACCCCCTCTCAGTGCCCCCACCTGCCATCTGTGCCTCTGATCcatcacacagacacacaaacacaggaCACACGTGTGGGACACGTGTGCACACAAAGCTGCTTCATGCCCTCTGAACCAGGGCTGGGACTAGGGTGAGGAGAGTGGGCACTGGCCTCCTGGAGTACAATTTAAGGGAGCCCCAAAACTCAatgatgcaatattttaaaaatcaaaattattggGAAAATGCACGAAGATCAAAATACTGAAATGGTGAAGACGGTCTGTGCACTTGCGAGGCTCTGCTGGTTCCCTTCAGGCTTCACACAGTTCCCGCCCAGTGGGGACAGCATCCTCTACCGACTTGCACACACCGCGCAGCCGGCAGGGTCACCCTGGTCGGGGCATGAAAACCTGCCCGCCCATGGCCTCCACGCCCACCTGTGACCCGCGCACCTGCCCGACTTAGAGATCAGGAAACACAGTTCCCACCCCCCAGCCGCACTCACGGTTGctgccagccaccagcctcccggGTTCAGGGGACCAGTGTGGACCCCCGCACACTCGCACCAGCGTGCGAACGAAGTGGTGGCCACACAGCTTTTCTGGCGTCTCCGGGGCAGGCATGTGGCCCAGTGCCTGTATCAGGGCCAGGCCCAGCAGCACCAGGGCCCAGGGAAGCCGGCGGGGGTCCATGGTGGCGGGATGCACAAGAGCCCAGCCCACAACCCCTTTATAGGCGCCTGgcctgccccagctggggaccttggaggaaggagaaagcatGGAGAGGGCCAGGGAGAGGGTCAAGGGCAGGGTCAGGGTGAGTGCAGTGTAAGCCTTGacactgttttctttcctttccttcttttcttttttcttccttgtttttttaccctttgttttgttttgttttttgtaatgcTAGTGCCTGACTTAATTAACAACCATCTCAATGAGGGCAATCGCCAAAAACCACGTGCCTGCCCAGCTGCGCGGGGAAGTGCTGGCCGCCTTCACCCGAGACTCTTCTGTTTCCCAGATCTTGGTTGATTTTGATAACTGaccatttgggccactttttttttttctctttcatgctTTCAGTTACCACTCTCATGTTTTAAATTCACAATAAAGGACGAGTCTGCTAAACCCTagccccctccctgccatccTCAGTACCAGTAACAGCGGAGCCTCAGACCTGCCTACGTTCTCTCTACCCGCCTCCTCACTCTGTGGCCCCGAGGATGTTATTTCCAGGTTCTACAAGTAATAaacctttacttttttcaaaGTTCCCTGATGGTCACTGACGATGTCTTATAATAAGAAACTCAGGACCTGGTCCGGCCACAACGCCGGTGGTTGACAGGCTGAGACAAGAGCAAAACAGCGAGGGCCGCTCCCCCCATGCCAGCGCCTCGGGCGAACCTTCCTCAAATGGACCTCTGGCTCCGGAGTCTTTATTATTACTATAACCATTTTAAAGAAGTGAAATAGATAAACTGAGAAAGAATAATTTCATGAGGTGGGAGTGGTTGGGGTGGGCATTCAGCCAACTGTGACCAGGGATCCCCAGAACCTTGTTGCTATTATTGTGCACACAGGAAACCGAGGCTCGTGGAAGGGACCCCACACTTGCCCAAGGTGGCAGGAGGGTGGGCCCTGGGGCTGCGGGTGCTGGCTCTCCCACATCAGGGTCTCCTTGGCCTGGGCAGAGAATAAAGGTGGCTGCACTTGCTTAGCACCTACTGGGTGCCAGCCTGGTGCCCAGGAGGCCTTATGACCTTGTTTTACCAAGAAAGGAAACTAAGGCAGAGAGAGCCTGAGCTGAAAACCTGGTCTTGCTTAAGCTTAGAGTAGCCCTGCCACACCACCCCGCACTCTCGCTCTGCGCTTTTCACCAAAGCGAGCGACTTTTCCTGGGCCAGCCAGCCTAGAGATCTGTCTTCATCTctctccccagctctctccccctccctccctatctTTCTCTGTCACTCGCCCACATTTCCAGCAGTCCTGAGGAGCACACAGGGGACTAGCTTCGCCCTCAGGAGGTTGAACCCCTCCCCACATCCTAGCCCTCCCAAATGGGCCTTGCCCTCTGACCTACACAGAACAGCCCGTTCCCTCCACCCACTAAAAGCCTGCAATCAGCTCCCCAGGACAGAGCCGAGGCCACCAGCTGGGACTGGGAGGAGGGCTTCTCCCCTAGGAGCCCCAGCCAATGCCCCACCGTGCTCTCTCCTCCCGCAGCCTGTCCTGAGGCCCTAACCACATTCCTTCCcagctcacacccctccccaaccccatcaCCCAAGTCCAGCAACAAACCATCCCTTATACTGaattactttattcatttaacaaacactcCAGAGTCCCCTCTGTGCCTACCCAAGCCCAGCCCCCATGGAGCCTCCAGGTCGGAGGAGGAGCCGGAGCTGGACACAGTCACCACCCTAGCCCTCGGATCAGAAGGAAGTACAGGGCTTGCAGGCAGTGGCCGGAGCACACCAAGGAAGGCCTCCGGGAGGTGAGAGCTGAGGTTCTGAGATGAATAAGAGCTTTCCAGGGAGGCTAAGTGGTGGAAAGGCCTCGCAGGCAGGTGAGAGAGTATGGCAGGCTTAAC
This window of the Desmodus rotundus isolate HL8 chromosome 9, HLdesRot8A.1, whole genome shotgun sequence genome carries:
- the INSL3 gene encoding insulin-like 3, which translates into the protein MLSPSSKVPSWGRPGAYKGVVGWALVHPATMDPRRLPWALVLLGLALIQALGHMPAPETPEKLCGHHFVRTLVRVCGGPHWSPEPGRLVAGSNRELLQWPEGRHLHGLVAGRDSMLLPNPQPLPQASHHHHHRRAAATNPAHHCCLSGCTQQDLLALCPH